Proteins from a single region of Drosophila biarmipes strain raj3 chromosome 3R, RU_DBia_V1.1, whole genome shotgun sequence:
- the LOC108031259 gene encoding probable cytochrome P450 313b1 — translation MLTCIILIGWLLLAWLYFLWSRRRFYKAAWQLRGPFGWPLIGMGWQMMNPETFLQYMDGLSRHFRAPFISWMGTNCFLYINDPSSVEQIFNSSHCTNKGDFYRFISSAIGDGLFTSSSPRWHKHRRLINPAFGRQILSNFLPIFNAEAQVLLEKLELEGVQHGKRLEIYQILKKIVLEAACQTTMGKKMNFQHDGSVAIFEAYNGLTEVCVKRMLSPWLYPEFIYRSSGLFRLQQKVVGILFGFIEQLLEPIVSVVAANANTEQQRTELEMRGKSKAIFIEQVREHVERGQLSWQDVRDEANVTIAATFETTSTALYFTILCLAMHPCYQEKLHEELVRELPPTGDVTFEQLQRLEYTEMVINEAMRLFAPVPMVLRSAEEDIQLQRHDGEFLIPRGTQIGIDIYNMQRDERVWGPLSRTYNPEAHFGLDAPQRHAFAFVPFTKGLRMCIGYRYAQMLMKLLLARIFRSYRISTEARLDELRVKGNISLKLRDYPLCRVERR, via the exons ATGCTGACCTGCATCATTTTAATCGgctggctgctgctggcttgGCTATACTTCCTGTGGAGCCGGCGAAGGTTTTACAAAGCCGCCTGGCAGTTGCGTGGGCCCTTTGGCTGGCCCTTGATAGGCATGGGTTGGCAGATGATGAACCCGGAGA CCTTTTTGCAGTACATGGATGGGCTGTCGCGACATTTCAGAGCTCCCTTCATTTCGTGGATGGGCACCAATTGTTTCCTCTACATCAACGATCCCAGCAGTGTGGAACAGATTTTCAACTCGTCGCACTGCACCAACAAGGGCGATTTCTACCGATTCATTAGCTCGGCCATAGGTGACGGACTTTTTACCAGTAGTTCTCCTCGCTGGCACAAACATCGTCGCCTTATTAATCCCGCCTTTGGTCGCCAGATTCTGAGCAACTTTCTGCCCATTTTCAATGCCGAGGCGCAAGTGCTCCTCGAAAAGCTGGAGCTAGAGGGTGTACAGCATGGCAAGCGGTTGGAGATCTATCAAATCCTCAAGAAAATCGTACTGGAAGCAGCTTGCC AGACCACGATGGGCAAGAAAATGAACTTCCAGCATGACGGATCTGTTGCCATATTCGAAGCTTATAATGG ATTGACAGAAGTGTGTGTGAAGCGTATGCTGTCGCCTTGGCTTTATCCGGAGTTCATATACCGTAGTTCAGGACTCTTTCGGCTGCAGCAGAAGGTCGTTGGCATACTCTTTGGGTTTATAGAGCAG CTTCTCGAACCGATTGTCTCGGTGGTGGCTGCCAATGCCAATACGGAGCAGCAGCGAACGGAACTGGAGATGAGGGGCAAGTCCAAGGCCATTTTCATCGAGCAGGTGAGGGAGCATGTGGAGCGCGGCCAGCTGAGTTGGCAGGATGTGAGGGATGAGGCCAACGTGACCATTGCAGCG ACTTTCGAGACCACATCGACTGCGCTGTATTTCACCATTCTCTGTCTGGCCATGCATCCCTGCTACCAAGAGAAACTCCACGAGGAACTGGTCAGGGAACTGCCACCCACTGGGGATGTAACCTTTGAGCAGCTGCAGCGCCTGGAGTACACCGAAATGGTGATCAACGAGGCCATGCGACTGTTTGCCCCTGTGCCCATGGTCCTACGATCGGCGGAGGAGGATATTCAACTGCAGCGGCATGATGGGGAGTTCTTGATCCCGCGTGGCACCCAGATTGGCATCGATATCTACAACATGCAGCGGGACGAACGGGTGTGGGGTCCACTTTCGCGCACCTACAATCCGGAGGCGCATTTCGGTTTGGATGCCCCGCAGAGGCACGCCTTCGCCTTCGTCCCATTTACCAAGGGATTGCGCATGTGCATCGGCTACCGGTATGCCCAGATGCTGATGAaactgctgctggccaggatCTTTCGCAGCTATCGCATCAGCACCGAGGCGCGCCTGGACGAGCTGCGGGTCAAGGGTAATATCTCCCTGAAGCTGAGGGATTATCCGCTGTGCCGAGTGGAGCGGAGATAA